In Aedes albopictus strain Foshan chromosome 3, AalbF5, whole genome shotgun sequence, the following are encoded in one genomic region:
- the LOC134290888 gene encoding uncharacterized protein LOC134290888, translating to MLLDQGAGASIKNVTYLMDGPSGVLITSHRLLGETSSEQDKFLFKLYLLETTGMKTPSPDPNTGPGRLMSTGWKCLPVTHVRVSLASSAGSVTSSQRRRHEEHLALLAEQQQLEKQQLQQEHKLQRKHLEQKRQLLSVQEADENQSVRSRRTVHSRTSQWVNKHADIIPECEEIGAVGGILPQQDAHSSQVNGNQWIAGQDPSESQVVRDLHNKLKQNEADSRQQIEILQKQLEKLQIELQKKAAAQTTSTTIEKGAISKHRPALQNMPPVSLRQSNPIDWEISPVETGTSKPVVTEQQLNRVFRGQVNVGAPMIPTIQDQKLPTVDSEQQRDIPTTAINRDRVQKSITNNPVQNRPTPERRPGTMPQMPLGNQPRSFDFPPPVAHHGNLTRITLSPEQLTARQVLPRDLPVFSGDPADWPVFISNYNYTTEACGYSEGENMIRLQRCLKGTAWESVRSRLILPASVPQVIESLRMRFGRADLLIESLIEKVRSSSALRADKLDTLIEFGTLVQGLRDHIIAAELLEHLENPTLLKDLVNKLPVDYKMKWASYRRHAGAVNLETFSMFMAGIVEDAYSVSTLAPSERPPRRDKQHSDRSYVHNETDVNDLGINQEYRKDTRNVSEIVCSFCRQPGHRTKECTSFLALTVDERWKQVHNQGLCRTCLFGHGRRTCRSTNRCGVDGCYFRHHPLLHSPTSISQHHQAVEHNVHQQEIDLTKLFFRIIPVTLHGPTGSIDTFAFLDEGSSLTMIETSLANKLGIDGQEHPLCLKWTGNITREEKKSCRIALEISGLRNKKRYWMSGVGTVPSLDLPVQTLPIQQLRQRYTHLRGVPIDGYLDAVQRLLIGIDNLRLALPLIVREGEEGHPVAVKTRLGWCIYGGHRDGRREPVSFHICECEHGRSMEETITAYFATEEVGARPVAEGLSKEEQRALQILQQTTIHVGTRYESGLLWRYDHFELPDSYPMAFKRLQCLQRRMNKDPVLKEEIHRQIQEYIRKGYAHRATTEELASIDPRKQWFLPLGAVVNPKKPSKVRLIWDGSAKVDGISLNSMLLKGPDQLSSLPAVVFRFRQHKVAVVGDIKEMYHQIRISKSDRYAQCFLWSSDSSPEPQIMVMDVATFGATSSPATAQFVKNTNAMRFVEIFPRAVDGIIHNHYVDDYLDSFPDEEQAKRVATEVRDVHQKGGFEIRNWCSNSKAVLEHLGTGQEKPVKCLNLENNIISERVLGMLWRSEEDVICFETAMRANIRILIEMNIKRTKRQILQCVMTLFDPLGLLAPYLIFGKILIQDVWRAGIGWDEQVDDDTFKAWQKWVNIIRDIDQVQIPRCYFRNPDNYGLANIQLHIFVDASPLAYSCACYFRIINAKGEVEVALVAAKAKVAPLKPMSVPRLELQACVLGTRMLKLVMDGHTIPVARRYFWTDSTTAYTWIHKDPHRYRPFVAHRVGEILESTKRDEWRWIRSKMNSADEATKWGVGPHFDSSSSWFSGPKFLQLPENQWILSIPTEKREDEELRACHVHQEQYPPEMIVDVKRFSSWNKLRRATGYVHRFLSNIRKLPTERCTGHLTQNELQQAERALFKLTQREAYSEEVIILGVDQKSKPSTCNSVPKSSSLYQLNPKIDQYGVLRVDGRIGAAKRVPYSVKHPVILPRKHYVTKLILEDMHRKFLHGNHETVVNEARQNFYIPQLRREVRSVVSQCQFCRIRKARPVLPQMAPLPEARLSPFIRPFTYTGVDYFGPVIVKIGRSNVKRWIALYTCLTIRAIHVELVHSLTTEAFVMSLRRFVGRRGAPLELHSDNGTNFHGAERILREQIYAGLAATFTNTNTTWHFIPPGAPHMGGSWERMVRSVKSAISSAYVNEKLDDEALQTLLIEAESIVNSRPLTQPSARRRSSNNLLPVETFIPKRAPSPSVHPPPVQFDIQNMNLSAPPACQVSLTSVTA from the exons TGTCTACCAGTAACACACGTTCGAGTATCACTGGCTTCATCCGCTGGATCAGTCACATCCAGCCAACGGCGGCGTCACGAAGAACATCTAGCTCTCTTGGCGGAGCAACAACAATTAGAGAAGCAGCAGCTGCAACAGGAACATAAACTGCAACGGAAACACCTGGAGCAAAAACGCCAACTATTGTCTGTGCAAGAAGCTGACGAGAACCAAAGTGTTCGTAGTCGTCGTACCGTACATTCCCGCACTAGTCAGTGGGTCAACAAACATGCAGATATCATACCTGAGTGCGAGGAAATAGGCGCAGTGGGAGGAATTTTACCCCAGCAGGACGCCCACTCATCACAGGTAAACGGTAATCAATGGATAGCGGGACAAGATCCATCAGAGTCGCAAGTCGTCAGGGATCTTCATAACAAGTTGAAACAGAATGAAGCAGATTCTCGGCAGCAGATcgaaattctgcagaaacaacTCGAGAAATTACAAATTGAGTTACAGAAGAAAGCAGCTGCTCAAACGACCTCAACAACAATCGAAAAGGGAGCAATATCAAAACATCGCCCGGCGTTGCAGAACATGCCTCCGGTGTCACTACGTCAGTCTAACCCGATCGATTGGGAAATATCTCCCGTAGAAACGGGAACATCCAAACCAGTAGTCACAGAGCAGCAACTAAACCGCGTATTCCGAGGTCAAGTGAATGTAGGAGCCCCGATGATACCCACCATTCAAGATCAAAAACTTCCAACAGTAGACTCGGAACAACAGCGAGACATTCCGACTACTGCGATCAACCGAGACCGTGTACAAAAATCAATCACGAACAATCCAGTTCAGAATCGCCCTACACCGGAAAGGCGGCCAGGTACTATGCCACAGATGCCCCTCGGGAATCAGCCAAGATCGTTTGATTTTCCTCCACCGGTGGCACACCATGGAAACTTGACCAGAATTACACTATCACCAGAACAACTGACGGCCAGGCAGGTGCTCCCACGCGACTTGCCAGTGTTCTCCGGGGATCCCGCTGATTGGCCCGTATTTATTAGCAACTACAACTACACCACTGAAGCCTGTGGGTATAGTGAAGGTGAAAACATGATTCGGCTACAACGCTGCCTGAAGGGCACCGCCTGGGAATCGGTGAGGAGTAGGCTGATCCTCCCAGCATCTGTTCCCCAGGTCATCGAATCTCTGCGAATGCGGTTTGGCCGAGCCGATCTATTGATTGAATCGCTTATTGAAAAGGTCAGGTCATCTTCAGCTTTGAGAGCTGATAAGCTAGACACATTGATAGAATTTGGAACATTGGTTCAAGGACTCCGAGATCATATCATCGCAGCAGAACTGTTAGAGCATCTGGAAAATCCAACGCTCCTCAAGGATCTGGTAAACAAACTTCCAGTGGACTATAAAATGAAGTGGGCGAGCTATCGAAGGCACGCTGGTGCTGTTAACCTAGAAACGTTCAGCATGTTTATGGCAGGAATTGTGGAGGACGCATATAGCGTGTCAACCCTAGCGCCAAGTGAAAGGCCGCCGAGACGTGACAAGCAACACTCCGACAGAAGTTACGTACACAACGAAACTGACGTGAACGATCTGGGTATAAATCAGGAATACAGAAAAGATACTCGTAATGTCTCTGAAATCGTATGCTCATTTTGCCGACAACCTGGGCACCGAACAAAGGAATGTACATCCTTTTTAGCCCTGACCGTCGACGAACGCTGGAAACAGGTACACAACCAAGGACTCTGTCGAACATGTCTATTCGGACACGGACGTAGAACATGTCGTAGCACGAACCGCTGTGGAGTAGACGGTTGCTATTTCCGTCATCACCCACTACTACACTCTCCCACGTCAATTTCTCAACACCACCAAGCAGTTGAACATAATGTGCACCAACAAGAGATCGACCTAACCAAATTGTTCTTTCGTATCATACCCGTGACACTCCATGGACCGACAGGAAGTATCGATACGTTTGCCTTCTTAGATGAAGGTTCGTCGTTGACGATGATAGAAACCAGTTTAGCGAACAAACTAGGAATCGACGGGCAGGAACATCCACTTTGCCTAAAATGGACCGGCAACATCACGCGAGAGGAGAAAAAGTCCTGCAGAATCGCCTTGGAGATATCAGGACTAAGGAACAAAAAACGCTATTGGATGAGCGGCGTTGGTACAGTTCCATCACTGGACTTGCCTGTACAAACTCTGCCAATACAACAATTGAGACAGCGCTATACCCACCTCCGCGGAGTACCAATTGATGGGTACCTTGATGCTGTGCAACGCTTACTGATTGGTATTGATAACCTTCGGTTGGCACTGCCTTTGATAGTACGGGAAGGCGAAGAAGGACATCCGGTCGCAGTGAAAACCCGTCTAGGATGGTGCATCTATGGAGGACATCGAGATGGCCGTCGGGAACCTGTGAGCTTCCATATTTGTGAATGTGAACACGGAAGATCAATGGAGGAAACGATCACTGCCTATTTTGCCACGGAGGAGGTGGGAGCCCGCCCAGTCGCTGAAGGTCTGTCGAAAGAAGAGCAACGCGCACTGCAAATATTGCAACAAACTACAATCCATGTCGGCACACGGTATGAATCTGGACTCCTATGGCGATATGATCACTTCGAGCTGCCAGATAGTTACCCAATGGCCTTCAAAAGGTTGCAGTGTCTACAACGCAGGATGAACAAGGACCCGGTGCTGAAAGAAGAAATCCATAGGCAGATTCAAGAGTATATAAGAAAAGGGTACGCTCATAGGGCCACAACCGAGGAATTAGCATCGATCGATCCACGGAAGCAATGGTTCTTACCCTTAGGAGCGGTAGTCAATCCTAAAAAACCATCTAAAGTTCGATTGATTTGGGACGGGTCCGCAAAGGTCGATGGCATATCTCTCAATAGCATGCTGTTGAAAGGACCCGACCAATTATCGTCTCTTCCCGCTGTTGTATTTCGCTTTCGGCAGCACAAGGTGGCCGTAGTTGGTGACATCAAAGAAATGTATCACCAAATACGTATCAGTAAGTCTGACCGATATGCGCAGTGCTTCTTATGGTCATCCGATTCTTCGCCAGAACCGCAAATAATGGTGATGGATGTGGCAACTTTCGGAGCTACTAGTTCCCCAGCTACTGCGCAGTTCGTAAAGAATACGAATGCCATGAGATTCGTCGAAATCTTTCCGAGAGCAGTCGATGGGATCATCCACAACCACTACGTGGATGATTACCTCGATAGTTTCCCCGATGAAGAACAGGCTAAACGGGTAGCGACCGAGGTTCGAGATGTGCACCAAAAGGGCGGATTTGAAATCCGCAATTGGTGCTCCAACAGTAAAGCGGTCTTGGAACACCTTGGTACAGGGCAGGAAAAACCAGTGAAATGCTTAAATCTGGAGAATAATATCATATCAGAGCGCGTTTTGGGCATGCTGTGGAGGAGCGAGGAAGACGTAATCTGTTTTGAGACTGCTATGCGTGCGAACATAAGGATACTCATCGAAATGAACATCAAACGGACCAAGCGTCAGATATTGCAGTGTGTAATGACGCTATTCGATCCCCTGGGGCTCTTGGCACCTTACCTGATATTCGGAAAAATCCTTATCCAGGATGTTTGGCGCGCCGGAATCGGATGGGATGAACAGGTAGATGACGACACATTCAAGGCTTGGCAGAAATGGGTGAACATTATCCGTGACATAGATCAAGTCCAAATCCCGAGGTGTTACTTTCGCAATCCAGACAACTACGGTCTTGCAAACATTCAGCTCCATATATTCGTTGACGCTAGCCCGCTGGCGTATTCATGTGCCTGCTATTTCCGAATCATCAATGCTAAAGGAGAAGTCGAAGTGGCGTTGGTAGCTGCTAAAGCTAAGGTGGCACCGCTCAAGCCCATGAGCGTTCCTAGACTGGAGCTACAGGCGTGTGTCCTAGGGACGCGAATGCTGAAACTGGTGATGGATGGGCATACCATTCCGGTAGCCCGACGATATTTCTGGACTGACTCAACTACAGCTTATACATGGATTCACAAAGATCCACACCGGTATCGTCCATTTGTCGCTCATCGTGTAGGTGAAATCCTGGAATCTACCAAAAGAGATGAATGGCGATGGATTCGTTCAAAAATGAACTCAGCAGACGAAGCTACCAAATGGGGTGTCGGGCCCCACTTTGACAGTAGTAGTAGTTGGTTCAGTGGGCCGAAATTTTTGCAACTACCTGAAAACCAATGGATCCTCTCTATACCTACCGAAAAAAGGGAGGACGAAGAACTTCGAGCATGTCACGTTCATCAGGAGCAGTATCCACCGGAAATGATTGTTGATGTTAAACGCTTCTCATCGTGGAACAAACTCCGACGTGCAACCGGCTACGTGCACAGATTCCTCTCAAACATTCGCAAACTACCTACAGAACGATGCACCGGTCATCTAACTCAGAACGAGCTTCAACAAGCCGAGAGGGCGCTTTTTAAGCTTACCCAACGAGAAGCATATTCGGAGGAGGTCATCATCCTGGGCGTAGACCAGAAATCAAAACCGTCTACTTGCAACAGTGTACCGAAAAGTAGCTCTCTCTATCAATTGAATCCGAAAATCGACCAATATGGAGTGCTACGAGTTGATGGTCGAATTGGAGCAGCTAAACGAGTGCCATACAGTGTGAAGCATCCAGTTATTCTTCCAAGGAAACATTACGTCACTAAACTTATCCTTGAAGATATGCATAGAAAGTTTTTACACGGTAATCATGAAACCGTTGTAAACGAGGCGCGCCAAAATTTCTACATACCGCAGTTGCGTAGAGAGGTAAGAAGTGTGGTAAGTCAATGTCAGTTTTGCAGAATCAGAAAGGCACGACCAGTCCTTCCACAAATGGCTCCGCTGCCAGAAGCCCGATTATCCCCATTCATCCGCCCATTCACTTATACCGGTGTGGACTATTTCGGTCCCGTAATAGTAAAAATCGGCAGAAGTAACGTTAAGCGATGGATTGCATTATACACATGCCTCACAATCCGGGCGATCCATGTCGAACTCGTCCATAGCTTAACCACGGAAGCATTCGTTATGAGCTTGCGCAGATTTGTAGGTCGTCGTGGGGCACCACTTGAACTTCATAGTGACAATGGCACTAACTTCCACGGGGCAGAACGGATACTACGGGAGCAGATTTACGCTGGTTTGGCGGCGACCTTCACCAACACCAATACCACTTGGCATTTCATCCCTCCCGGGGCACCCCACATGGGGGGATCTTGGGAGCGTATGGTGAGGTCAGTCAAGTCGGCCATATCATCAGCGTATGTCAACGAGAAGCTGGATGATGAAGCACTCCAAACGCTGTTGATTGAGGCTGAATCAATCGTCAATTCGCGTCCCTTAAC TCAACCATCAGCCCGTCGTCGTAGCAGCAACAACTTGCTGCCGGTAGAAACTTTTATTCCCAAGCGTGCTCCTTCCCCATCCGTCCACCCACCACCAGTTCAGTTCGACATCCAAAACATGAACCTCTCCGCGCCACCTGCTTGCCAGGTCAGCCTCACGTCAGTCACCGCATAA